The Gemmata palustris genome includes a region encoding these proteins:
- a CDS encoding proton-conducting transporter transmembrane domain-containing protein, giving the protein MTFASVPWLELAVAVPLVGALCLSRSRDALSASRWCLGFLGAGLVCAVAAWGGFMGGLTADGTSPFDALPLLFGRNVFAIDALSAPLVPLLALLHFLTALATARTKMSRFSFAWLLAGSALRVAVFACKMPWDLGVLLVLATLPPYFELRRRGRPTRVYVIHMALFVGLLVAGLVADGTAAAVLLMGAVLVRSGTVPVHVWVTDLFENCSFGTALLVVTPITGMYAALRLVLPSQPPEWVLQGIGGVSLFTAVYAAGMAVVQTDARRFFAFLFLSHASLVLVGLELHTAISLTGALALWGSVIVSLGGFGLTLRAIEARFGRLTLSEFRGLYAASPSLAVCFLLTGLASVGFPGMSGFVATELLVDGAVVASPIVGLAVLVAAALNGVAVMRAYFALFTGDRYTPRVPLGITLRERGAVLALTALIFAGGFFPQAYIASRHQAAEATLEDRGAEKPAH; this is encoded by the coding sequence ATGACCTTCGCGTCTGTTCCCTGGCTCGAACTGGCGGTCGCGGTTCCCCTGGTCGGCGCCCTGTGCCTCTCCCGGAGCCGGGACGCGCTATCGGCGTCGCGCTGGTGCCTCGGGTTCCTCGGGGCCGGGCTCGTGTGCGCGGTCGCGGCGTGGGGCGGGTTCATGGGCGGACTCACCGCCGACGGCACCAGCCCCTTCGACGCGCTCCCGCTACTATTCGGGCGCAACGTGTTCGCCATCGACGCGCTGAGCGCGCCGCTGGTCCCGCTCCTCGCGCTGCTCCACTTCCTGACGGCGCTCGCCACCGCGCGAACCAAGATGTCGCGGTTCTCGTTCGCGTGGCTGTTGGCCGGGTCCGCGCTCCGGGTCGCGGTGTTCGCGTGCAAGATGCCGTGGGACCTGGGCGTGCTGTTGGTGCTCGCTACGCTCCCGCCGTACTTCGAGTTGCGCCGGCGCGGACGCCCGACCCGCGTGTACGTGATCCACATGGCCCTGTTCGTGGGGCTGCTCGTGGCGGGGTTGGTGGCAGACGGGACGGCCGCAGCCGTGCTGCTGATGGGCGCGGTACTGGTGCGTAGCGGAACGGTGCCCGTTCACGTGTGGGTGACGGACCTGTTCGAGAACTGCTCGTTCGGCACCGCGCTCCTGGTCGTCACCCCGATCACCGGGATGTACGCGGCGCTGCGTCTCGTGCTCCCCTCGCAGCCCCCGGAGTGGGTGTTACAGGGGATCGGGGGCGTGTCGCTGTTTACCGCGGTGTACGCCGCGGGGATGGCCGTGGTGCAGACGGACGCTCGCCGGTTCTTCGCGTTCCTGTTCCTGAGCCATGCGTCACTGGTGCTGGTCGGGTTGGAACTCCACACTGCGATCAGCCTGACGGGGGCGCTGGCCCTGTGGGGATCGGTGATAGTGTCGCTGGGCGGGTTCGGGCTGACGCTCCGGGCCATCGAAGCCCGGTTCGGGCGGCTCACCTTGTCGGAGTTCCGCGGGCTGTACGCGGCGTCGCCGTCGCTGGCGGTTTGCTTCCTCCTGACCGGGTTGGCGAGCGTCGGGTTCCCCGGGATGTCCGGGTTCGTGGCGACCGAGTTGCTGGTGGACGGAGCGGTCGTGGCGAGCCCGATCGTCGGGCTCGCGGTACTCGTTGCCGCGGCGCTGAACGGGGTCGCGGTGATGCGGGCGTACTTCGCTCTGTTCACCGGGGACCGGTACACCCCGCGCGTCCCGTTGGGAATCACCCTGCGGGAACGAGGCGCGGTGCTCGCGCTCACCGCACTGATCTTCGCCGGCGGGTTCTTCCCGCAAGCGTACATCGCCTCCCGCCACCAGGCTGCGGAAGCGACACTCGAGGACCGCGGTGCAGAAAAGCCGGCCCACTAA
- a CDS encoding TolC family protein, whose product MRTTRRVWGRLASGVLGTALATTVAAQPPKTGLPPTKDGPTDKAPSPKPAIDPPPGTILAPGEVPIDLASALRLAGAENPELLLARQRIAETTAQRQLAAAQILPNLNVGTNYDAHRGTLQQSTGSLLRVDRDSLYVGLGANAIGSGTVNIPGLNYNLNIGTGWYGFLTSRQRVTTAHAVADAVRNDVLLRVYSAYLDLLRAEGRRAIAVKNRTEGAELARVTDAYAKAGQGRKADADRAAVELRRRDADLTQSEADILTASARLCQLLNLNPSTRLKPVDGWVVPAPLVPDPTPLADLLAVALMQRPELAARRSEVREMLYELSLAKVLPFSPNVILGFSAGGFGGGSDLVSTPPGVVGSNGQPTLAPRFSNLDGRADFDVVVFWTFRNLGVGNIALVRAADSRVKQMRLRELETVNLVRAQVAESHARVAARFLQIDATEKAVRASTEAYSEDFTRIKAGAGLPLEVIDSLRLLGRSRYEYLDTIVDYNRAQIQLWVSLGQPPANALARPVPAELVPPPVIEVPPGPRPFPVPPALPKLLSVRP is encoded by the coding sequence ATGCGCACGACGCGCCGGGTGTGGGGACGACTCGCAAGCGGGGTTCTCGGGACCGCGCTCGCGACGACCGTAGCGGCTCAACCTCCCAAAACGGGTCTGCCCCCGACGAAGGACGGCCCCACGGACAAGGCCCCTTCTCCCAAGCCCGCGATCGACCCGCCCCCGGGAACGATCCTCGCGCCCGGTGAGGTGCCGATCGACCTCGCCAGCGCCCTGCGACTCGCTGGGGCCGAGAACCCCGAACTGCTCCTCGCGCGCCAGCGCATCGCGGAAACCACCGCCCAGCGCCAACTCGCGGCCGCGCAGATCCTCCCGAACCTCAACGTCGGGACCAACTACGACGCCCACCGCGGAACACTCCAGCAGTCCACCGGGAGCCTGTTGCGCGTGGACCGCGATTCGCTCTACGTCGGGCTCGGTGCGAACGCGATCGGCTCCGGCACGGTCAACATTCCCGGGCTCAACTACAACCTGAACATCGGCACGGGCTGGTACGGGTTCCTCACCTCTCGCCAGCGCGTCACAACGGCGCACGCGGTCGCCGATGCCGTGCGCAACGACGTGCTCCTGCGGGTCTATTCGGCATACCTCGACCTGCTCCGGGCCGAGGGGCGCCGAGCAATCGCGGTGAAAAACCGCACCGAGGGCGCGGAACTCGCCCGGGTCACCGACGCCTACGCGAAAGCGGGCCAGGGCCGGAAGGCGGACGCGGACCGCGCCGCGGTGGAACTCCGGCGCCGCGACGCGGACCTCACGCAGTCCGAAGCCGATATTCTCACCGCCTCCGCGCGGCTGTGCCAGTTACTCAACCTCAACCCGTCCACGCGGCTCAAACCGGTCGACGGGTGGGTCGTACCCGCGCCGCTCGTCCCGGACCCGACCCCACTGGCAGACCTGCTCGCGGTCGCGCTCATGCAGCGCCCGGAACTCGCCGCCCGCCGGTCCGAAGTGCGCGAGATGCTCTACGAACTGTCGCTCGCGAAAGTGCTACCGTTCTCGCCGAACGTGATCCTCGGCTTCAGCGCCGGTGGGTTCGGCGGCGGGAGCGATTTGGTGAGTACGCCCCCCGGTGTTGTGGGGAGCAACGGGCAACCGACGCTCGCGCCGCGTTTCAGTAATCTCGATGGCCGCGCGGACTTCGATGTGGTCGTGTTCTGGACGTTCCGCAACTTGGGTGTCGGGAACATCGCACTGGTTCGCGCAGCGGACAGTCGCGTGAAACAGATGCGGCTGCGCGAACTAGAAACGGTGAACCTCGTGCGCGCGCAAGTGGCCGAATCGCACGCACGAGTGGCCGCCCGGTTCCTCCAGATTGATGCGACCGAGAAAGCGGTGCGGGCCAGCACCGAAGCGTATTCCGAGGACTTCACGCGCATCAAGGCGGGGGCCGGGTTGCCCCTCGAAGTGATCGACAGCCTGCGGTTGCTCGGCCGGTCGCGGTACGAGTACCTGGACACCATCGTCGATTACAACCGCGCACAAATCCAGCTCTGGGTGTCGCTCGGCCAACCGCCCGCGAACGCGCTCGCGCGGCCCGTCCCGGCCGAACTCGTTCCGCCGCCCGTCATCGAAGTCCCGCCCGGTCCGCGCCCCTTCCCCGTCCCGCCCGCGTTGCCGAAACTGCTCTCGGTCAGACCGTGA
- a CDS encoding efflux RND transporter periplasmic adaptor subunit yields MNHGPRRIPRIPSLHSTGPPVDTDLLARFISAGDEVAFELLVRRHAPMVVAACRRVLADPNDADDAFQATFLVLARKAASVARGEVLAAWLYRVACRAAFRIRSDRLRRSAREESSAEQLPAPVNDPNVRELERVLDEEIAKLPERHRVAFVLCCLEGKTGEEAGRLIGCPPGTVSSRLTRARERLRDRLTRRGFAPTLAITALTACEEKAAAAFALTTLIDSTVRAAPGFATRGSTAPSTARPATIAEGVIRTMNATKLKSLAPLFALGLLAVGGVFAAPNADPKEEPTQPPPKAKVEGTEKPPPPPVVRLVRPERGGLDRVSRSSGSIEPLQQADLLAAISGKLEHVNVDIGDHVKRGQLLAEIDAPALALEQRQARSDIEQAKSQMVAVEAQMKAARAEVMTAKILVKQREIELSAAKADFTARKRAHDRIAAHAKAGNGTQSTLDEAERLALTAEAQMQGAAVAIEIAQSDVAIKQSQALQAEANVGTAKTKIDAAHLALEKARLALDQTKIEAPFDGVVTRRNASPGEHVRPGERAAERVLLTITRIDRMRLVTSVPESEVAHARVGASAVVTFPALPGVRINERISRIGFAVDPKTSLMRVEVDIPAASNDIRPGMYGIVTLNFAKGPADALRVPISAVVGIPQEKPEDSDRAVYVYRNGKARLTPVRVSYQNEKEVEITSGLTADDLVVTNARGLEWKAEVVVEVERPAPPK; encoded by the coding sequence GTGAATCACGGCCCCCGTCGAATACCGCGCATCCCGTCCCTCCACTCGACCGGCCCGCCCGTCGATACGGACCTGCTCGCGCGGTTCATCAGCGCGGGGGACGAAGTCGCGTTCGAGTTGCTCGTCCGGCGACACGCGCCGATGGTTGTCGCCGCCTGCCGCCGCGTGCTCGCGGACCCGAACGACGCCGACGATGCGTTCCAGGCAACGTTCCTGGTGCTCGCGCGCAAGGCCGCTTCAGTCGCGCGGGGCGAGGTTCTCGCGGCGTGGCTCTACCGGGTCGCGTGCCGGGCCGCGTTTCGCATCCGTTCGGACCGGCTCCGCCGATCGGCGCGCGAGGAATCGAGCGCCGAACAACTCCCCGCGCCGGTGAACGACCCGAACGTGCGGGAACTGGAGCGCGTGCTGGACGAAGAGATCGCGAAGCTACCGGAGCGGCACCGGGTCGCGTTCGTCCTGTGTTGTCTGGAAGGCAAAACCGGCGAGGAAGCGGGTCGGCTAATCGGGTGCCCGCCCGGAACGGTTTCTTCGCGGCTGACGCGCGCCCGCGAACGGCTCCGGGACCGGCTGACCCGCCGCGGCTTCGCGCCAACGCTCGCAATCACCGCGCTAACCGCGTGCGAGGAGAAGGCGGCTGCCGCCTTCGCTCTGACCACACTCATCGATTCCACCGTGCGCGCTGCGCCCGGGTTCGCGACCCGGGGTTCAACCGCCCCGTCCACAGCTCGACCCGCAACGATTGCGGAAGGAGTGATCCGAACCATGAACGCGACCAAACTCAAATCCCTTGCTCCCTTATTTGCGCTGGGGCTTCTCGCGGTCGGCGGCGTGTTCGCTGCGCCGAACGCCGACCCCAAAGAAGAGCCAACCCAGCCCCCGCCGAAAGCGAAAGTTGAGGGCACGGAGAAGCCCCCACCCCCACCGGTGGTTCGGCTCGTCCGCCCCGAGCGCGGCGGGCTGGACCGGGTCTCCCGAAGCTCCGGCAGCATCGAACCGCTCCAGCAGGCCGATTTGCTGGCCGCGATCTCTGGGAAATTGGAACACGTGAACGTGGACATCGGCGATCACGTCAAGCGCGGGCAACTCTTGGCCGAGATTGACGCACCCGCGCTCGCCCTGGAGCAGCGCCAGGCAAGGAGCGATATCGAGCAGGCGAAGAGTCAGATGGTCGCGGTCGAGGCCCAAATGAAAGCCGCACGCGCGGAGGTCATGACCGCCAAAATACTGGTGAAACAGCGCGAAATCGAATTGTCTGCGGCGAAAGCCGACTTCACGGCCCGAAAACGGGCGCACGATCGGATTGCCGCGCACGCGAAAGCGGGAAATGGGACCCAGAGTACGCTCGACGAAGCTGAGCGCCTCGCTCTTACGGCCGAAGCCCAAATGCAGGGCGCGGCTGTGGCCATCGAAATAGCCCAAAGCGATGTGGCGATCAAGCAGAGCCAAGCGCTCCAGGCCGAAGCGAACGTGGGAACCGCGAAGACCAAAATCGACGCGGCCCACCTCGCGCTTGAGAAAGCCCGCCTCGCGCTGGACCAAACGAAGATCGAGGCTCCGTTCGACGGAGTCGTGACTCGCCGAAACGCTTCACCGGGAGAACACGTGCGCCCCGGCGAACGAGCGGCCGAGCGCGTGCTGCTCACGATCACGCGGATCGACCGAATGCGCCTTGTCACTTCCGTTCCCGAATCGGAGGTTGCCCACGCTCGCGTGGGCGCTTCTGCCGTTGTGACTTTCCCCGCTCTGCCCGGGGTTCGCATCAACGAAAGGATCTCCCGGATCGGGTTCGCGGTCGATCCGAAGACCTCGCTGATGCGCGTCGAAGTCGATATTCCGGCCGCAAGTAATGACATCCGACCGGGTATGTACGGGATCGTCACCTTGAACTTCGCGAAGGGGCCGGCAGACGCTCTACGTGTACCGATCAGCGCGGTTGTCGGCATTCCTCAAGAGAAGCCAGAAGACTCGGACAGAGCGGTGTACGTGTACCGCAACGGCAAGGCCCGACTCACCCCTGTGCGCGTCAGTTACCAGAACGAGAAAGAAGTGGAGATCACGTCCGGACTGACGGCGGACGATCTCGTGGTGACCAATGCCCGGGGGCTGGAGTGGAAGGCCGAAGTAGTGGTCGAAGTCGAGCGCCCGGCACCGCCGAAGTAA
- a CDS encoding sensor histidine kinase: MSGLRWRFLGPVSLGTLCLVALCAFTAVSLFHQQATITSVLRENVSSRRAASDLRGCLNTLIALELNQVESVAELHTRAQTHLTEIRKLANHPEEKALSAQLDDGVARYLKLWQSLPPKNDAAHAARVAAATEYLEVHVLYPCRELETFNDQRVEDTTTQHERVLSQLAWGMAVVGGLGAVAGIVFGYGAARLLSQSIRRLRVQIRDAAGKLGPDPPEIVLTGDFEFGRLHEDLDSLTDRIEEVVQKLSEREREVARAEQLAAVGQLAAGVGHELRNPLTSIKMLIQTGLEDADGHRLTAEDLRVIEAEIRRMERSLQTFLEFARPPKLERRPVELKTVLGAVLGLVRGRAEKQHVSAIFEARDEPITLTADAGQLQQVFVNLVLNALDVMPTGGTLTVATQRTVNQVEVVVSDTGPGILKGMMPRLFQPFASSKDTGLGLGLVISRRIVEDHGGTMNAANRPGGGASFFVRLPIEE; the protein is encoded by the coding sequence ATGAGCGGCCTCCGGTGGCGGTTCCTCGGGCCGGTATCGCTCGGCACCCTGTGCCTCGTGGCGCTGTGCGCGTTCACGGCCGTGTCCCTGTTCCACCAGCAGGCGACGATCACCAGCGTGCTCCGGGAGAACGTGTCCAGCCGCCGGGCCGCGTCCGACTTGCGCGGGTGCCTGAACACGCTCATTGCGCTCGAACTCAACCAGGTCGAATCGGTCGCCGAGTTACACACCCGGGCCCAGACGCACCTCACCGAGATCCGCAAGCTGGCGAACCACCCGGAGGAGAAGGCGCTGTCGGCCCAGCTCGACGACGGGGTGGCCCGGTACCTCAAATTGTGGCAATCGCTGCCCCCGAAAAATGACGCCGCGCACGCCGCCCGGGTCGCCGCGGCGACCGAGTACCTCGAGGTCCACGTCCTCTACCCGTGCCGCGAACTCGAAACGTTCAACGACCAGCGGGTCGAGGACACGACTACCCAGCACGAACGGGTTCTGAGTCAGCTCGCGTGGGGGATGGCGGTCGTGGGCGGGTTGGGGGCGGTGGCCGGGATCGTGTTCGGGTACGGCGCGGCCCGGCTCCTGAGCCAGTCGATCCGGCGGCTGCGGGTGCAGATCCGCGACGCGGCCGGCAAACTCGGCCCGGACCCGCCGGAGATCGTCCTGACGGGCGACTTCGAGTTCGGCCGGCTGCACGAGGACCTCGACTCCCTGACGGACCGCATCGAGGAGGTCGTCCAGAAGCTCAGCGAGCGCGAGCGCGAGGTGGCACGGGCCGAACAGCTCGCGGCCGTCGGCCAGCTCGCGGCCGGGGTGGGGCACGAGCTGCGGAACCCGTTGACGTCGATTAAAATGCTGATCCAAACGGGGCTCGAGGACGCGGACGGGCACCGGCTGACGGCCGAGGACCTGCGGGTGATCGAGGCCGAAATTCGCCGCATGGAGCGCTCCCTGCAGACGTTCCTCGAGTTCGCCCGCCCGCCGAAACTGGAGCGCCGACCGGTCGAACTGAAGACCGTCTTGGGCGCGGTGCTGGGTTTGGTCCGCGGGCGCGCGGAGAAGCAACACGTGAGCGCGATCTTCGAGGCCCGCGACGAACCGATCACCCTGACCGCGGACGCGGGGCAGCTCCAGCAAGTGTTCGTGAATTTGGTGCTCAACGCGCTCGACGTGATGCCGACCGGCGGTACCCTAACCGTCGCGACCCAGCGCACCGTAAACCAAGTCGAGGTCGTAGTATCCGACACCGGACCGGGTATCCTAAAGGGGATGATGCCGCGCCTCTTTCAGCCGTTCGCCAGTAGTAAAGACACGGGGCTGGGATTGGGGCTGGTCATCTCCCGGCGCATCGTTGAGGATCACGGGGGGACGATGAACGCGGCGAACCGACCGGGCGGGGGCGCGAGTTTCTTCGTGCGGCTCCCGATCGAGGAGTGA
- a CDS encoding proton-conducting transporter transmembrane domain-containing protein, whose translation MPDLAQLATLTGLVALATPMALVAVLGLPSLVGRPLSERATGRACRWFIALGFLATLAVFVLMLATGDRHVVVNLGNWVSIPDAHGGHPKYHFAVKFEFDRLSVPLALLSFSLCGTIGAFAVKYLHREPGYNRFFVLFSVFLAGMVMAALADTIETLFAGWELVGLSSALLVAFFHERPAPSRNGLRVWIVYRVSDAALLFAAVALHHVTGEGDFDQLMGAEPWPYGRAALPELQALGIGLLLLLAAAGKSALVPFSGWLPRAMEGPTPSSAVFYGALSVHLGAFLLLRLSPLITVSVWLALAVVALGLTTAVYAYLAGTVQTDIKSALSFASLTQVGIIVAEIGLGHWVPFLWYVALAHLLGHACLRTLQFLRAPTLLQDYRNLENAIGDRLPRAPGPLAAAPGRLRTRLYRFALERGYLDTFLNDFVARPFVLVFRWFDRLENTWTAFLNGTREPAPPAPPPAGDPKPVAELAEHRS comes from the coding sequence GTGCCTGATCTCGCTCAACTCGCGACACTCACGGGGCTCGTTGCGCTCGCGACCCCGATGGCCCTCGTCGCCGTCCTCGGGCTCCCGTCCCTGGTCGGGCGCCCGCTGTCCGAGCGGGCGACGGGCCGCGCGTGCCGGTGGTTCATCGCGCTGGGCTTCCTCGCGACCCTCGCCGTGTTCGTTCTCATGCTCGCGACCGGCGACCGGCACGTGGTCGTGAACCTCGGCAACTGGGTGTCGATCCCCGACGCGCACGGGGGGCACCCCAAGTACCACTTCGCGGTGAAGTTCGAGTTCGACCGGCTCTCGGTTCCGCTGGCGCTCCTGTCGTTCTCACTGTGCGGAACGATCGGCGCGTTCGCGGTGAAGTACCTCCACCGCGAACCGGGGTACAACCGGTTCTTCGTGCTGTTCTCGGTGTTCCTGGCCGGGATGGTGATGGCGGCGCTGGCCGACACGATCGAGACCCTGTTCGCGGGGTGGGAACTGGTCGGGCTGTCGAGCGCGCTTTTGGTCGCGTTCTTCCACGAGCGCCCCGCGCCGTCGCGCAACGGGCTGCGGGTGTGGATCGTGTACCGGGTGTCCGACGCGGCCCTGCTCTTCGCCGCGGTCGCGCTCCACCACGTGACCGGCGAGGGGGACTTCGACCAACTGATGGGGGCCGAGCCGTGGCCCTACGGGCGCGCCGCCCTCCCCGAGCTCCAGGCCCTGGGAATCGGCCTGCTCTTGCTGCTCGCGGCCGCCGGGAAGTCGGCGCTGGTGCCGTTCTCGGGGTGGCTGCCGCGGGCGATGGAAGGGCCGACGCCGTCGAGCGCCGTGTTCTACGGCGCGCTGTCGGTTCACCTGGGCGCGTTCCTGTTGCTCCGGCTCAGCCCGCTCATCACCGTCTCGGTCTGGCTCGCGCTGGCGGTTGTGGCGCTGGGGCTCACGACCGCGGTGTACGCGTACCTGGCCGGTACGGTCCAGACGGACATCAAGAGCGCGCTGTCGTTCGCGTCGCTGACCCAGGTCGGGATCATCGTCGCGGAGATCGGGCTGGGCCACTGGGTGCCGTTCCTGTGGTACGTGGCCCTGGCCCACCTGCTCGGCCACGCCTGCCTGAGAACGCTGCAGTTCCTCCGCGCGCCGACGCTGCTGCAGGACTACCGGAACCTCGAAAACGCGATCGGCGACCGGCTCCCGCGGGCGCCGGGGCCGCTGGCCGCAGCGCCCGGGCGGTTGCGCACGCGGCTCTACCGGTTCGCGCTCGAGCGCGGCTACCTCGACACGTTCCTGAACGACTTCGTAGCGCGGCCGTTCGTACTCGTGTTCCGGTGGTTCGACCGGCTGGAGAACACCTGGACCGCGTTCCTGAACGGCACGCGCGAACCGGCCCCGCCGGCCCCGCCGCCCGCCGGCGACCCGAAACCCGTTGCGGAACTCGCGGAGCACCGGTCATGA